Proteins from a single region of Methanotorris igneus Kol 5:
- a CDS encoding ATP-binding cassette domain-containing protein, whose translation MDIKEITILGGYDKFGNPERVRELTIKKGEILGVVGPTGSGKSNLISDIEQLAQGDTISKRRILVNGEVPPVEMRRDPRKRRIAQLSQNMHFLADMTVEEFLLMHAKSRGIEKDGIVDKVIKLANKLTGEPIDKDCPLTILSGGQSRSLMVADIAVISDSPIVLIDEIENAGIKKHEALELLAGHGKIVLVITHDPVLALITDRRVVMKNGGMKEVIETTEEEKEVSRRLGEIDNWMLMLREKVRHGERLTLKELELFC comes from the coding sequence ATGGATATAAAGGAAATTACTATTTTGGGTGGGTATGATAAGTTTGGTAATCCAGAAAGAGTTAGGGAGCTAACAATAAAAAAAGGAGAGATTTTAGGGGTTGTTGGACCAACAGGTAGTGGAAAATCAAATTTAATAAGTGATATTGAGCAGTTAGCACAGGGAGATACCATATCAAAAAGAAGAATCTTGGTGAATGGAGAAGTGCCTCCAGTAGAGATGAGGAGAGATCCAAGAAAGAGGAGAATTGCCCAACTTTCACAAAACATGCATTTTTTGGCAGATATGACTGTTGAGGAGTTTTTGCTTATGCATGCAAAGAGTAGGGGTATTGAAAAAGATGGGATTGTTGATAAAGTTATAAAATTAGCTAATAAGTTGACTGGAGAGCCAATTGATAAGGATTGCCCTCTTACAATATTGAGTGGAGGACAGTCAAGGAGTTTGATGGTTGCAGATATTGCGGTTATAAGTGATTCCCCAATTGTATTGATAGATGAGATTGAAAACGCTGGAATTAAGAAGCATGAGGCATTGGAGTTATTGGCTGGACATGGGAAGATTGTTTTAGTTATTACTCATGACCCAGTTTTGGCGTTAATAACGGATAGAAGGGTAGTTATGAAAAATGGTGGAATGAAGGAAGTTATTGAAACAACAGAGGAGGAAAAGGAAGTTTCAAGGAGATTAGGTGAGATAGACAATTGGATGCTTATGTTGAGGGAAAAAGTCAGACATGGAGAAAGATTAACTTTAAAGGAGTTAGAACTCTTTTGTTAA
- the comA gene encoding phosphosulfolactate synthase — MNAFSFLSKERDEGITMVLDKGLSPNFIRDYLRVCGKHIDFVKFGWGTSAVQDRDVVKEKISIYKEYGIKTYPGGTLFEAAFSKGMFDEFLEECKDLGFDGVEISNGSMDFSLEDRKYAIKRAKDEGFIVLTEVGKKSVEKDRELTIEDRIKLINFDLECGADYVIIEGRESGKCIGLFDEKGNVKKDELEILAKNVDIKKVIFEAPNKNQQVEFILKFGSGVNLGNIAYDEVISLETLRRGLRGDTFGKV, encoded by the coding sequence ATGAATGCGTTTTCATTTTTAAGTAAGGAGAGAGATGAAGGCATAACTATGGTTTTGGATAAGGGATTATCTCCGAATTTTATTAGAGATTATCTAAGAGTTTGTGGAAAACACATAGATTTTGTTAAATTTGGTTGGGGAACAAGTGCAGTGCAAGATAGGGATGTTGTTAAAGAAAAAATAAGCATCTACAAGGAATATGGCATAAAAACATATCCTGGAGGAACATTGTTTGAGGCGGCGTTTTCAAAGGGTATGTTTGATGAATTTTTGGAGGAGTGCAAAGATTTGGGATTTGATGGGGTAGAGATTTCTAATGGTTCTATGGATTTTAGTTTGGAAGATAGAAAATATGCAATAAAAAGAGCAAAGGATGAGGGCTTTATAGTGCTTACTGAAGTAGGAAAAAAGAGTGTTGAGAAAGATAGGGAATTGACGATAGAAGATAGGATAAAGTTGATAAACTTTGATTTGGAATGTGGAGCCGATTATGTAATTATTGAGGGAAGAGAAAGCGGGAAATGTATAGGTTTGTTTGATGAAAAAGGGAATGTCAAGAAGGATGAATTGGAGATACTGGCTAAGAATGTTGATATCAAAAAGGTAATTTTTGAGGCTCCAAACAAGAATCAGCAGGTAGAATTTATCTTAAAATTTGGAAGTGGTGTCAATTTAGGAAACATAGCGTATGATGAAGTCATATCTCTTGAAACATTAAGGAGAGGGTTGAGAGGGGATACGTTTGGGAAGGTTTAA
- the hypE gene encoding hydrogenase expression/formation protein HypE, producing MKITRMHGAGGKVMQDLIKEVILSNLEKTSVNGGIGLECLDDASTIPIGDKEIVFTVDGHTVKPIFFPGGDIGRLAVCGTVNDLAVMGAKPLALSLSLILPEGFEIEKLDKIMKSINEACKEADVAVITGDTKISNVDDIIISSAGIGIVDKGKAIRDSGMKDGDAIIVSGNIGEHGLAILLSRERFEFDADIKSDVAPLNKMIEMVLNEGIEVHAMKDPTRGGLANALNEMAEKSGLGIDIYEDKIPISEEVQSMADILGIDPLTVANEGKVVMAVKREDAKRCLEILRKHPLGKNAEIIGYATKEHKGVIMETIVGKRIIDTPIGDPIPRVC from the coding sequence ATGAAAATAACGAGAATGCATGGTGCTGGTGGAAAAGTCATGCAAGATTTAATCAAAGAGGTTATTTTAAGCAATTTAGAAAAGACCTCAGTAAATGGTGGAATTGGGCTGGAGTGTTTAGATGACGCCTCAACAATACCAATTGGGGATAAGGAGATTGTTTTTACTGTTGATGGTCACACCGTTAAGCCAATATTTTTCCCTGGTGGAGATATCGGAAGGTTGGCGGTTTGTGGAACAGTAAATGATTTAGCAGTTATGGGAGCAAAGCCACTTGCTTTGTCCTTATCATTAATATTGCCTGAGGGGTTTGAGATTGAAAAACTTGATAAAATAATGAAATCAATAAACGAAGCATGTAAAGAGGCAGACGTAGCAGTAATAACAGGCGACACAAAGATTTCTAATGTTGATGATATCATCATCTCTTCCGCTGGAATAGGGATAGTTGATAAGGGGAAAGCCATTAGAGATAGTGGCATGAAAGATGGAGATGCAATTATCGTCTCTGGGAATATTGGAGAGCATGGGCTGGCAATTTTATTATCAAGGGAAAGATTTGAATTTGATGCAGACATAAAATCAGACGTGGCCCCACTAAACAAGATGATTGAAATGGTCTTAAATGAGGGGATAGAAGTTCATGCAATGAAAGACCCTACAAGGGGAGGATTGGCAAATGCATTAAATGAGATGGCAGAGAAAAGCGGATTGGGAATAGATATATATGAAGATAAAATCCCAATTAGTGAAGAAGTCCAATCTATGGCAGATATCCTTGGAATAGATCCCTTAACAGTTGCAAATGAAGGAAAGGTTGTTATGGCAGTTAAAAGAGAAGATGCCAAAAGATGCTTGGAGATCTTAAGAAAGCATCCACTTGGAAAAAATGCAGAAATTATTGGTTACGCCACAAAAGAACACAAAGGCGTCATAATGGAGACAATCGTTGGGAAAAGGATAATCGATACCCCTATTGGCGATCCTATCCCAAGAGTTTGTTAA
- a CDS encoding bis-aminopropyl spermidine synthase family protein, whose protein sequence is MKIIGKIGKGKKEVEEKDVIKPILLKEVARKADIAEGERAVEDILRCIYRNQPISTKKIGQYVKLPLPIVAKVRTLLERAKILDREEKGAVLTEIGKEFVEKELKLKMKHDLTCPLCNGKGIVLDEMFEEILKKQKEYAKKRPIANTTIDQSYATPETAIYRAALMAQRGDLEGKRVLFVGDDDLTSIPTALTNLCEEVVVVDIDERLLKLIDDVSKKENLNIKTIKHDLRNPLPEKLKNKFDVIFTDPPYTLNGMKLFLSRGIEGLGDEGVAYLAFSHKPIDEWIEVQKTLSEMGFVIYELIPGFNLYEGSEIIGNTTFLARLIGKNLKPIIGDTEKIYTGEVKPTLRYYKCLKCGKIHEVGDKIKRVEDLICECGGQKFSMVKRKKIKN, encoded by the coding sequence ATGAAAATCATTGGCAAAATAGGAAAAGGAAAAAAAGAAGTTGAAGAAAAAGATGTTATAAAACCAATTTTGTTAAAGGAAGTTGCAAGAAAAGCAGATATTGCAGAAGGAGAGAGGGCTGTTGAAGATATTTTGAGATGTATATACAGAAACCAGCCCATATCCACCAAAAAAATTGGGCAGTATGTTAAATTACCACTACCCATTGTTGCAAAAGTTAGGACATTATTGGAAAGGGCTAAAATACTTGATAGAGAAGAAAAAGGGGCAGTATTAACAGAAATTGGTAAAGAGTTCGTTGAGAAAGAATTAAAATTAAAAATGAAGCATGATTTAACGTGTCCATTGTGCAATGGCAAAGGTATCGTTTTGGATGAGATGTTTGAAGAGATACTGAAAAAACAAAAAGAATATGCAAAGAAAAGACCAATAGCAAATACAACAATTGACCAATCTTATGCTACACCAGAGACTGCCATTTATAGAGCTGCATTAATGGCACAAAGAGGGGATTTGGAAGGAAAAAGAGTTTTGTTCGTAGGAGACGATGATTTAACATCAATCCCAACGGCATTAACTAATTTGTGTGAAGAAGTTGTTGTTGTAGATATTGATGAGAGGTTGCTAAAGTTAATTGATGATGTTTCAAAAAAGGAGAATCTAAACATAAAAACGATAAAACATGATTTAAGAAATCCACTTCCAGAAAAATTAAAAAATAAATTTGATGTAATTTTTACCGATCCACCTTACACATTAAATGGCATGAAATTGTTTCTTTCAAGAGGAATTGAAGGTTTAGGGGATGAGGGGGTTGCATATTTAGCATTTTCCCATAAACCAATTGATGAGTGGATTGAAGTTCAAAAAACCTTATCTGAAATGGGATTTGTTATCTATGAGCTAATTCCTGGATTCAATTTGTATGAAGGTAGCGAAATCATTGGGAACACTACATTCTTAGCGAGATTAATTGGAAAAAATCTAAAGCCAATCATTGGAGATACTGAAAAAATCTATACTGGAGAAGTTAAACCAACCTTAAGATACTATAAATGTTTAAAATGTGGAAAGATTCATGAAGTTGGTGATAAAATAAAACGAGTTGAAGATTTAATCTGCGAATGTGGAGGACAAAAATTTTCTATGGTCAAGAGAAAGAAAATTAAGAACTAA
- a CDS encoding 30S ribosomal protein S13, with protein MTQEQTDFKYLIRISRTDVDGKKPLVRALQEIYGIGEAMAKAIVRVAKLDEKKLAGYLTDEEVKKIEEILSDPAKFGIPSWMFNRRKDYHTGEDKHVIEADLTIAIQEDINRLKKIRCYRGIRHELGLPCRGQRTRSTFRRGQTVGVSRRKK; from the coding sequence TTGACCCAAGAACAAACAGATTTTAAATATTTAATTAGAATATCCAGAACAGATGTAGATGGTAAAAAGCCATTAGTTCGTGCTTTGCAGGAAATATATGGTATTGGAGAAGCTATGGCTAAAGCTATTGTTAGAGTAGCAAAATTAGACGAAAAAAAATTAGCTGGTTACTTAACAGATGAAGAAGTTAAAAAGATTGAAGAAATTCTCAGTGATCCTGCAAAATTCGGAATTCCATCATGGATGTTTAACAGAAGAAAAGATTACCACACTGGAGAAGATAAACACGTAATTGAAGCAGACTTAACCATAGCTATACAAGAAGATATCAACAGATTGAAGAAGATCAGATGTTACAGAGGTATCAGACACGAATTAGGATTACCATGTAGAGGACAAAGAACAAGAAGTACATTCAGAAGAGGTCAGACCGTTGGAGTCTCCAGAAGGAAGAAATAA
- a CDS encoding 30S ribosomal protein S4: MGDPKKPRKKYDTPNHPWIKERIEREHELCRKYGLVNKREVWKAETKLRNYRRQARRLISDTTKQGAREAQQLFNVLKRYGILKKENPTLDDVLALTIEDILERRLQTIVFRKGLARTIKQARQLIVHGHIAVNGRKVTAPSYMVTVDEEDTIDYAPNSPFASKDHPERVKIMSVEAKEGEESQEQVSQTTQ, encoded by the coding sequence ATGGGAGATCCAAAAAAACCAAGAAAAAAATATGACACCCCAAACCATCCTTGGATCAAAGAGAGAATTGAAAGAGAACATGAATTATGTAGAAAATATGGATTAGTTAATAAAAGAGAAGTTTGGAAGGCTGAAACAAAATTAAGAAACTACAGAAGACAGGCAAGAAGATTAATTAGCGACACAACAAAACAAGGTGCTAGAGAAGCACAACAATTATTTAATGTATTAAAAAGATACGGTATTCTCAAAAAAGAAAACCCAACATTGGATGACGTCCTTGCATTAACAATTGAAGATATCTTAGAAAGAAGATTACAAACAATTGTATTTAGAAAAGGTTTGGCAAGAACAATAAAACAAGCAAGACAATTAATTGTCCACGGGCACATTGCTGTAAATGGTAGAAAAGTTACAGCTCCAAGTTACATGGTTACAGTAGATGAGGAAGACACCATTGACTACGCACCAAACTCACCATTTGCTTCTAAGGATCATCCTGAAAGAGTAAAAATTATGAGTGTTGAAGCTAAAGAAGGAGAAGAAAGTCAAGAGCAAGTTTCTCAAACTACTCAATAA
- a CDS encoding 30S ribosomal protein S11, with the protein MAEKVERWGVVHIYASYNNTIIHVTDITGAETIARISGGMIVKNQRDEASPYAAMQAAFKIAEILKERGIEAVHVKVRAPGGHKSRTPGPGAQAAIRALARAGIRIGRIEDVTPIPHDGTTPKKSRR; encoded by the coding sequence ATGGCTGAAAAAGTCGAAAGGTGGGGAGTTGTCCACATATATGCGTCATACAACAACACAATAATCCACGTCACCGATATCACTGGAGCAGAAACAATTGCGAGAATTTCTGGTGGTATGATAGTAAAAAACCAAAGAGATGAGGCTTCACCTTACGCAGCAATGCAGGCTGCATTTAAAATTGCAGAAATTCTCAAAGAGAGAGGTATTGAAGCAGTTCATGTAAAAGTTAGAGCTCCAGGTGGACACAAATCAAGAACACCAGGTCCTGGAGCACAAGCTGCTATTAGGGCATTGGCAAGGGCAGGAATTAGAATTGGAAGAATTGAGGACGTTACACCAATTCCACACGACGGTACAACACCAAAAAAGAGTAGGAGGTAA
- a CDS encoding DNA-directed RNA polymerase subunit D, which yields MITIKEKEKTRIGEIFKFTLKAPISFSNAIRRIMISEVPTYAIENVYVHENTSSMHDEILAHRLGLIPIKGKPISEDEVITFTLVKEGPCTVYSSDLKSENGEVAFKNIPIIKLKEGQRIELVCEATVGIGKVHAKWQPCNATYKQIDDDEVEFLVESFGNMDPEDILKTAVEILKNKAETFLSELEASDLKNEN from the coding sequence TTGATTACTATTAAAGAAAAAGAAAAAACCAGAATAGGGGAAATTTTTAAATTCACATTAAAAGCCCCTATATCATTCTCAAATGCCATAAGAAGAATTATGATTTCTGAAGTTCCAACTTACGCCATTGAAAATGTTTATGTTCATGAAAATACATCATCCATGCATGATGAAATCTTAGCTCATAGGTTGGGATTAATACCAATCAAAGGAAAACCTATTAGTGAAGATGAAGTTATAACCTTTACTTTAGTTAAAGAGGGGCCTTGCACAGTTTATTCATCTGATTTAAAATCTGAAAATGGAGAAGTAGCATTTAAAAACATACCTATAATAAAATTAAAAGAGGGGCAAAGAATAGAACTTGTATGTGAGGCAACTGTTGGTATTGGAAAAGTCCATGCCAAATGGCAGCCTTGTAATGCCACATACAAACAAATTGATGACGATGAAGTTGAATTTTTAGTTGAATCTTTTGGTAATATGGATCCAGAGGATATATTAAAGACGGCTGTTGAAATATTGAAAAATAAGGCAGAGACATTTTTATCAGAACTTGAAGCATCAGATCTCAAAAATGAAAATTAA
- a CDS encoding 50S ribosomal protein L18e gives MKKIRATNPRLVALIQKLKEEAYKNNAKIWKDIARRLAKPARNRAEVNVSKINRYTKEGDVVVVPGKVLGAGTINHKVTVAAFAFSKTAKQIIEAAGGRCITIEELVKENPKGSNVKIMA, from the coding sequence ATGAAAAAAATAAGAGCCACAAACCCAAGACTTGTTGCATTAATACAAAAATTGAAAGAAGAAGCTTACAAAAATAATGCTAAGATTTGGAAAGATATTGCAAGAAGATTAGCAAAACCTGCAAGAAATAGAGCAGAAGTTAACGTTAGCAAAATAAACAGATACACAAAAGAAGGAGATGTTGTTGTAGTTCCTGGTAAAGTTTTAGGGGCTGGAACAATAAACCATAAAGTTACAGTTGCTGCATTTGCATTCTCAAAAACTGCTAAACAAATCATTGAAGCAGCAGGCGGGAGATGCATAACAATTGAAGAATTAGTTAAAGAGAATCCAAAAGGTTCAAATGTAAAAATCATGGCATAA
- a CDS encoding 50S ribosomal protein L13: protein MVVVNAENAVVGRLASYVAKMALQGEEVIVVNAEKAIITGNREYILKKYLQKRMRKSITNPRRMGPKYPRRPDDIVRRIIRGMLPYKKPKGREAFKRVKVYVGVPEGITIDVNMVHKPNTNKYITVGELSKWLGAKF, encoded by the coding sequence ATGGTGGTAGTAAATGCAGAAAATGCTGTTGTTGGAAGACTGGCATCATACGTAGCAAAAATGGCACTACAAGGGGAAGAAGTTATTGTTGTCAACGCTGAGAAAGCAATTATCACAGGAAACAGAGAATATATCCTCAAAAAATACTTACAAAAAAGAATGAGAAAGAGTATAACCAACCCAAGAAGAATGGGTCCAAAATATCCAAGAAGACCAGATGACATTGTAAGAAGAATTATTAGAGGAATGCTCCCATACAAAAAACCAAAAGGAAGAGAAGCATTTAAGAGAGTTAAAGTCTATGTTGGGGTTCCAGAGGGAATAACCATTGATGTAAACATGGTTCACAAGCCAAATACAAACAAATATATAACAGTTGGAGAGTTAAGTAAGTGGTTAGGTGCAAAATTCTAA
- a CDS encoding 30S ribosomal protein S9 — translation MKIVHTVGKRKTAIARATARPGKGRIRINKVPIELIEPKYKRMKLMEPIILAGEEVIKQMDIDVVVKGGGVMGQMDAARTAIGKAIVEFTGDPKIKEKFLAYDRTLLVSDARRTEPHKPSRSTKGPRAKRQKSYR, via the coding sequence ATGAAAATTGTCCATACAGTTGGTAAAAGAAAAACTGCCATTGCAAGGGCAACAGCAAGACCAGGAAAAGGTAGAATCAGAATAAACAAAGTTCCAATTGAATTAATCGAGCCAAAATACAAAAGAATGAAGTTAATGGAACCTATAATCTTAGCAGGAGAAGAAGTTATAAAACAAATGGATATTGACGTTGTTGTTAAAGGCGGAGGAGTTATGGGACAAATGGATGCTGCAAGAACTGCAATCGGTAAAGCAATTGTTGAATTCACAGGAGACCCAAAAATAAAAGAGAAATTCCTTGCTTATGATAGAACACTCCTTGTCAGCGATGCAAGAAGAACAGAGCCACACAAACCAAGTAGATCAACAAAAGGTCCAAGAGCAAAAAGACAAAAATCCTACAGATAA